One Globicephala melas chromosome 17, mGloMel1.2, whole genome shotgun sequence DNA window includes the following coding sequences:
- the ZNF706 gene encoding zinc finger protein 706, producing the protein MARGQQKIQSQQKNAKKQAGQKKKQGHDQKAAAKAALIYTCTVCRTQMPDPKTFKQHFESKHPKTPLPPELADVQA; encoded by the exons ATGGCTCGTGGACAGCAGAAGATTCAGTCTCAGCAGAAAAATGCCAAAAAGCAAGCtggacaaaagaagaaacaaggaCATGACCAAAAGGCTGCTGCCAAAGCTGCCTTAATATATACCTGCACTGTCTGTAGG acacAAATGCCAGACCCTAAGACCTTCAAGCAGCACTTTGAGAGCAAGCATCCTAAGACTCCACTTCCTCCAGAATTAGCTGATGTTCAGGCATAA